TTGACGTCATTGAGCAACCAACAGCAAATGCAGTTATTATATATATGACATATTCACCAAAACACATTCaaaacaacatcaaccaaaatttAAGGGATTTTGGACTTTCCTGACATATCCAAGCAATCGACATTAACCAAAAAATTACATATACATGTCATTGTTCAACAAAAGACATGTAAAACAACAGCAACCAAAATTTCAAGCATTCTGGACAACCTTGACATAATCCAAGCAACCAACACCAACCAAAAGTCATATTCACCCAAACACATGAAACACAACAGCAACCAAAATTTCAGTAACTATATTCCAAGCAACCTCAACTAGTTTTAGTCTTGGTGAAAAAATCTAAGCTCTTATCTTCCACTATTTTCTTCATATATCTCATTACATAATATCCACAGTCTTTGTCCGTCTTTTGCTCCGGAATACCCTAAAAAAAGTATATTAAATACCAACAATGGGCAAAACTCATTCGTGAATAACCAACTTCTCggaacaaaaattataaaaactGTTTCATCATCGTACCGCACAGTTTTTCCAAGTAGTTGCCTTTCTGCCTTGCCTCTTGAGTTGAGCATTATGTATTTTGATGCCACTTTAAAATTAGCAGAAAATTTGTGTTAATATGCAGCTGAAACATCAGTTTAAATTAAGTCCATTACTACTAAAAACATCCACTTACTTATCAACAATATTCTTCCACTCTCCTGTGCAGAGTCTCCTCTTTAATGGATCCATGAAGTAGACAATGTCTTCTTCAGGACTGAGTACAGTCAGCATCCAATGACATCttcaaagcagaaaaaaaaaaactcacattTCAAGACAATGGACAtcaaatcacaatatattcagGACCGTATCAATTTCAGAATGCATGTATCCAATGTATGAAGATTACATACCCAGAGTTATATGGCACCAAAATAATCTGACCACGCTTTGTTCGTTTTAGCCTATCGGCGAGAGCACGGGAACGCTCAATTGGACTGCCACACCCAATGGCACCAACATCTGTATTGTCCATAAATCCAACCATATCtaccatttttgttttttttcaacACACAATATAGGTAGCTACAAATGAAAGAATGCAACATTAAACCATAAGTTTTAGGACACATATATGTAAATTCCAACTAATGCGAGTAGGTTACCGAATATAGATGCCTATGCAGCTACCCGATACTTCCTTCATGGTAACAAAGTTATTAATATCATGTTTGCAGATAAAAGTTTTGGATGGATGTCTGAAAATCTTTTCATCGAACTCGCAGATAATTGTTTGCGCATTTCTCATTCTTTTTTGGCCCAATTGCATACCGCAATAAGAGATGCAGGAGTAGTTGGTGGCAGTGATGCAGTGTCTAtatcttcctcttcatcatcatcttcatctgcattttttctcttcttcaatCCTTTACTCTTTGCTGCCGTCTGCTTGTGTAACAGAAAATGGTATCAGTAGGGACAAGTCATCAAAGCAAGAATTAACTTTAAGGTACATTTAAATGAAGTTATAAGTAGTATTTCTTACCTTAGACTCGCATTGAAAAATTATAAGGTTTTCAGGCCAGGCCACATAAGTCCCGATAGCATCTCGAACAGTCATTATTTCATCTTTGATCGGAAATGGAAGCTTAGCTTCATCCACTAGAGAAGTGACAATTGACACACGCCTTTTTCCCTTGCCCAATGGAACACCATGGATAAGCTGGCTATTGTTTTCACCATTGACTTCTGTAATTGTTGCAATTGCTACAACATTATCGATTGAACCTGTAGCCAATCGGCACTCTTTCCCAATTGTTTGTGCCTAAAAATGATAAAGTGTTATAATGAGACACTATATAAGATAGTTGATCAAATAATGTAACATGGCAGCATAACACATCATCTAACTTAACGATGTAATGGTTTAATGTAGAACACATTTACAATTACCTGAATTGAACCCTTCTGGATTTCCAGATCAACAACCACCTGACTATTTTTGACATCTTTCGCAGTAGCATTCAACTTCACTCCACTAATGGGATTCACATCTTTTACTGGCTCCTGAAGAGGAAGTTTTAATTCCAAAGATTCTTTTGATGGCTCCTGAAGATGTTCTAAATCCAAAGACTTCTTAACAGTGGTAGAAGTCAGTTTTTCAGTTCCCACAGCAGCCTTCTCTTGCAAATTTGAACAACTTCCTTGTCCAGAACCCACTTGCTTGTCAAGGGTGGAAACTTTGGGGGACTCAGTTTGCAAAGCACTCGCACAAACCTTCTCTTCTAACCTCCTAAATCTCTCCTCCCAAATTGCTCGTTCTTCTGCTAATATCTTCTCCCTTTCTTGTTTCATTATCTTCTGAACACTTAACCTAACAGTCTGTTCAACACTTTGCTTTCGACGTTTTGGGAGGTTAAAATATGTAGATTTCCTCACACTACCTCCCACTCCTCTTACTACTCCAGTATTTTCAGGATTTCCTAATGCTAAGGTTAACACATCATTTGCACCCGAAGTGCTTAACTCTCCCTCAACCTCCTTTT
This portion of the Rosa chinensis cultivar Old Blush chromosome 1, RchiOBHm-V2, whole genome shotgun sequence genome encodes:
- the LOC121051108 gene encoding uncharacterized protein LOC121051108 yields the protein MRDSKLDRATMWIKARQDKNGGFKDPLVEEKAKKIAALKKKEVEGELSTSGANDVLTLALGNPENTGVVRGVGGSVRKSTYFNLPKRRKQSVEQTVRLSVQKIMKQEREKILAEERAIWEERFRRLEEKVCASALQTESPKVSTLDKQVGSGQGSCSNLQEKAAVGTEKLTSTTVKKSLDLEHLQEPSKESLELKLPLQEPVKDVNPISGVKLNATAKDVKNSQVVVDLEIQKGSIQAQTIGKECRLATGSIDNVVAIATITEVNGENNSQLIHGVPLGKGKRRVSIVTSLVDEAKLPFPIKDEIMTVRDAIGTYVAWPENLIIFQCESKTAAKSKGLKKRKNADEDDDEEEDIDTASLPPTTPASLIAVCNWAKKE